In Phocoena phocoena chromosome 3, mPhoPho1.1, whole genome shotgun sequence, a single window of DNA contains:
- the LOC136121155 gene encoding LOW QUALITY PROTEIN: nucleolin-like (The sequence of the model RefSeq protein was modified relative to this genomic sequence to represent the inferred CDS: substituted 5 bases at 5 genomic stop codons) — MVKLAKAGKNQGDPKKMAPPPKEVEEDSEDEEMSEDEEDGSSGEEVVIPQKKGRKATATPAKKMMVSPTKKVTVGTLAKKAVVTPGKKAAATPARKTVTPAKAVAAPGKKGATPGKALVATPGKKGTATPAKGAKNGKNVKKEDSDEEDEDDSEEEDEDEFEPAVMKAAAAPASDDEDDEDDEDDEDNDEDDEDHSEQEAMETAPAKGKKAPAKAALVKAKSTAEDEDEDEEDDNEDEVEEEEEEEEEEEEKELVKEVPGKRKKEMAKQEAAPEAKKQKVEAREPTTSFTLFVGNLNFNKSTPELKMGISDIFPKNGLAVVDVRIGVSRKFGYVDFESAENLEKALELTGLKVFGNEIKLEKPKGKDSKKDXDARTLLAKNLSYKVTXEELKEVFEDAVDIRLVSRDGKNKGIAYFKTEADAEKTLEEKQGTEIDGXSISLYYTKEKGQSQDYRGGKNSTWSDDSKTLVLSNLSCSATEETLQEVFEKATFIKVPQNQNGKSKGYAFIECASFEDAKEALNSCNKREIEGRAIRLELQGPRGSPNARSQPSKTLFVKGLSEDTTEETLKESFDGSIRARVVTDRETGSSKGFGFVDFNSEEDAKAAKEAMEDGEIDGNIVTLDWATPKCEGGFGGRGGFGGRGRXGFGGXGGFRGGRGGGGDHKPQGKKTKFE; from the exons ATGGTAAAACTTGCAAAGGCTGGTAAAAATCAAGGTGACCCCAAGAAAATGGCTCCTCCCCCAAAGGAGGTAGAAGAAGATAGTGAAGATGAGGAAATGTCAGAAGATGAAGAGGATGGTAGCAGTGGAGAAGAGGTTGTTATCCCtcagaaaaaaggcagaaaggcTACCGCAACTCCAGCAAAGAAGATGATGGTTTCCCCAACAAAAAAGGTTACAGTTGGCACACTGGCAAAGAAAGCAGTTGTCACCCCTGGCAAAAAGGCAGCTGCTACACCAGCCAGGAAGACAGTTACACCTGCCAAAGCAGTAGCAGCACCTGGCAAAAAGGGAGCCACACCAGGCAAAGCATTGGTAGCAACCCCTGGTAAGAAGGGAACAGCCACTCCAGCCAAGGGAGCAAAGAATGGCAAGAATGTCAAGAAGGAAGACAGTGATGAGGAAGATGAAGACGACAGTGAAGAGGAGGATGAGGATGAATTCGAGCCAGCAGTGATGAAAGCCGCTGCTGCTCCTGCCTCAGATGATGAGGATGACGAGGAT GATGAAGATGATGAAGACAATGATGAGGATGACGAAGATCACTCTGAACAAGAAGCTATGGAGACTGCACCAGCCAAAGGAAAGAAAGCTCCGGCAAAAGCTGCTCTTGTGAAGGCAAAGAGCACTGCtgaagatgaagatgaagatgaagagGATGACAATGAGGATGAAGtcgaggaggaggaagaggaagaggaggaggaagaggagaaagaacttGTCAAAGAAGTACCTGGAAAACGAAAGAAGGAAATGGCCAAACAAGAAGCAGCTCCTGAAGCCAAGAAACAGAAAGTGGAAGCCAGAGAACCAACTACATCTTTCACTCTCTTTGTTGGAAACCTGAACTTCAATAAATCTACTCCTGAATTGAAAATGGGTATCAGTGACATTTTTCCTAAAAATGGTCTTGCAGTTGTTGATGTCAGAATTGGTGTGTCTAGGAAGTTTGGCTATGTGGATTTTGAATCTGCTGAAAACCTGGAAAAAGCCTTGGAACTCACTGGTTTAAAAGTCTTTGgcaatgaaattaaactagaaaaacCAAAGGGAAAAGACAGTAAGAAAGATTGAGATGCGAGAACACTTTTGGCTAAAAATCTGTCTTATAAAGTTACTTAGGAAGAATTAAAAGAAGTGTTTGAAGATGCTGTGGATATCAGATTAGTCAGCAGGGATGGAAAGAATAAAGGGATTGCTTACTTTAAGACAGAAGCTGATGCAGAGAAAACCTTGGAAGAAAAGCAGGGAACAGAGATAGATGGGTGATCCATTTCCCTGTACTATACCAAAGAGAAAGGTCAAAGTCAAGACTATAGAGGTGGAAAGAATAGCACTTGGAGCGATGACTCAAAAACCCTGGTTTTAAGCAACCTCTCCTGTAGTGCAACGGAAGAAACTCTTCAGGAAGTATTTGAGAAGGCAACATTTATCAAAGTGCCCCAGAACCAAAATGGCAAATCTAAAGGGTATGCATTTATAGAATGTGCTTCATTTGAAGATGCTAAAGAAGCTTTAAATTCATGTAATAAAAGGGAAATTGAGGGCAGAGCCATCAGGCTGGAGTTGCAAGGACCCAGGGGATCACCTAATGCAAGAAGCCAGCCATCCAAAACTCTGTTTGTCAAAGGTCTATCTGAGGATACTACAGAAGAGACATTAAAGGAGTCGTTTGATGGCTCTATTCGTGCAAGGGTAGTCACTGACCGGGAGACTGGATCCTCCAAGGGGTTTGGTTTTGTAGACTTCAACAGTGAGGAAGATGCCAAAGCTGCCAAGGAGGCCATGGAAGATGGTGAAATTGATGGAAACATAGTTACTTTGGACTGGGCCACGCCTAAGTGTGAAGGTGGCTTCGGTGGCCGAGGTGGAtttggtggcagaggccggtgaGGCTTTGGAGGGTGAGGAGGTTTccgaggaggcagaggaggaggaggagaccaCAAGCCACAAGGAAAGAAGACGAAGTTTGAATAG